The proteins below are encoded in one region of Segatella copri:
- a CDS encoding outer membrane beta-barrel family protein — protein MKMQANAYQLGKVEVKGKLRIDHGDHASYTFSDEQIRNSRHSQDLLGTLPGIYTDPMTGKTSSITGKSIKILINNVPMTSENDLKAIAANKIKKVEYYEDPPIRYGDVGILMNIITKPLDTGYTTGFDVSSALTTGFSNDNVYFKYNKGNHQFSFDYSINVRNYRDWIEDNQYSFTLDDQQAVYDYHLHKRFGYTDNKFNLKYAYSKPDDVTFQVTFSPELSHKFNRGNSEVATQGNEAWKDGFGNTKDIVDYVKPAVDLYLSKQFAHKQTLDVDLLGSYFNTRQQMLNRQWTSDKDSILTDDNMHSRSHIYSLIGEADYTKEWEQGELSAGVYTWNKWSDYNVRNILSGYEPSKYSSCIKINTVYAQYQNHIGKFTYRIGVKSTWRTQSYQDLTYNNNYILPLLYLSYKLKNGSLQLLSSSGTNYPAISTLSENMTIVIPGLMKQGNPNVKATMEWGPIFRYTYNDAMLYLQVALYGIYNDKVITPYYYWTTVNDRRSIVSTYENGSFYWRYGTGYYLQFKPFKNEVLKLMVGGGFEREVISNSYGRHCYWWSPFKYGIYFRKGNWGASYQGNIPSKMAVLDYRKADESKSEFSAFYQKGAWRFSFYGLWMFAPAKYESQTFDNPIMNQTEQHIIKDNRRMLTLGVSYNFFSGKKKNIRKNINNYDSDAGAFK, from the coding sequence GTGAAGATGCAGGCGAATGCCTATCAACTGGGCAAGGTGGAAGTAAAGGGCAAGCTGCGTATCGACCACGGCGACCATGCCTCTTATACATTCTCTGACGAACAGATCAGGAACTCACGCCATTCACAGGATCTTCTGGGAACACTCCCGGGAATCTATACCGATCCGATGACCGGCAAGACATCCAGTATAACCGGCAAATCCATCAAGATTCTCATCAACAACGTGCCGATGACGAGTGAGAACGACCTGAAAGCTATTGCCGCCAACAAAATAAAGAAGGTGGAATACTACGAAGATCCTCCTATCAGATACGGCGATGTGGGCATCTTGATGAACATCATTACCAAGCCGCTTGATACGGGTTATACTACCGGTTTTGACGTGTCTAGTGCCTTGACTACAGGGTTTAGCAATGACAATGTGTATTTCAAGTACAACAAGGGCAATCATCAGTTTTCCTTCGATTACAGCATCAACGTGAGAAACTATCGTGACTGGATAGAAGACAACCAGTATTCCTTTACGCTTGACGACCAACAGGCTGTCTATGATTACCATCTGCACAAACGTTTTGGCTATACCGACAACAAGTTCAACCTGAAGTATGCTTACAGCAAGCCAGATGACGTAACCTTCCAGGTCACCTTTTCACCAGAATTGTCACATAAGTTCAACCGGGGAAATAGCGAGGTTGCAACGCAAGGAAACGAGGCTTGGAAGGATGGTTTCGGAAACACGAAGGATATTGTAGATTACGTGAAACCAGCAGTAGATCTCTATCTCAGCAAGCAGTTTGCCCATAAGCAGACACTCGATGTGGACTTGCTCGGCTCTTACTTCAACACCAGGCAGCAGATGCTCAACCGGCAATGGACTTCCGACAAGGATAGCATCTTGACCGATGACAACATGCACTCCAGGAGCCACATCTACTCCCTGATAGGAGAAGCTGATTATACCAAAGAATGGGAGCAGGGAGAGCTGTCGGCAGGAGTGTACACCTGGAACAAGTGGAGCGACTATAATGTGCGCAATATCCTTTCCGGCTATGAGCCTTCAAAGTATTCTTCATGCATCAAGATCAATACGGTTTATGCCCAATACCAGAACCATATCGGCAAGTTTACCTATCGTATAGGCGTAAAGAGCACGTGGAGAACCCAGAGCTATCAGGATCTCACCTATAACAACAACTATATTCTTCCGTTGCTGTATTTATCTTATAAGCTGAAGAACGGTTCGTTGCAGCTGCTATCGTCCAGCGGCACCAATTACCCCGCCATCTCAACATTGAGCGAGAACATGACGATTGTCATCCCCGGACTGATGAAGCAGGGCAACCCGAATGTAAAGGCTACGATGGAATGGGGACCGATATTCAGATACACCTATAATGATGCGATGCTCTACCTGCAAGTAGCACTTTATGGAATCTATAATGACAAGGTAATTACACCTTATTATTATTGGACCACGGTGAACGACAGGCGCAGCATAGTTTCTACCTATGAAAACGGCAGTTTCTATTGGCGTTATGGCACAGGCTATTATCTTCAGTTCAAGCCGTTCAAGAACGAGGTTTTGAAACTGATGGTGGGTGGAGGTTTTGAACGGGAGGTAATCAGCAATTCCTATGGTCGCCATTGCTACTGGTGGAGTCCTTTCAAATATGGCATCTATTTCCGGAAGGGAAACTGGGGAGCTTCTTACCAGGGAAATATTCCTTCGAAGATGGCAGTCCTGGACTATCGCAAGGCAGATGAGTCCAAGAGTGAATTCTCTGCTTTTTACCAGAAGGGAGCCTGGCGTTTCTCGTTCTATGGCTTGTGGATGTTTGCACCAGCCAAGTACGAGAGCCAGACGTTCGACAATCCGATTATGAACCAGACGGAACAGCACATCATCAAGGATAATCGCCGCATGCTGACGCTGGGTGTCAGCTACAACTTCTTCTCCGGAAAGAAGAAGAACATCCGGAAGAACATCAACAACTATGATTCAGATGCAGGCGCATTCAAGTAA
- a CDS encoding carboxypeptidase-like regulatory domain-containing protein produces the protein MRRFSAIIFLLCTFALAISAQHIQRNYHNRSMSDVLIDLDKASKRYKISFIYNELEDFTVTQNVKTANIPDAIRKIIGFYPMQMTVGDSLITVECIRKSERKLIGRLIDNHNLPVEFANIQLLNPKDSSFLCGGVSNANGDFVIPCQQKQALMKVSFVGYKTICKLVRPHRKCEDAGECLSTGQGGSKGQAAYRPRRPCLLYIL, from the coding sequence ATGAGAAGATTTTCAGCCATCATATTCCTGCTATGCACGTTCGCCCTGGCGATAAGCGCACAGCACATCCAGCGCAACTATCACAACCGCAGCATGTCGGACGTCCTCATCGACCTCGACAAGGCTTCCAAGCGCTATAAAATCAGTTTCATCTACAACGAACTGGAGGATTTCACAGTTACCCAGAACGTGAAGACAGCCAATATTCCCGATGCTATCCGCAAGATAATCGGTTTCTATCCGATGCAGATGACCGTGGGCGACAGCCTCATCACGGTAGAATGCATACGCAAGAGCGAGCGCAAGCTGATAGGCAGACTGATAGACAATCACAATCTTCCTGTAGAATTCGCCAATATTCAACTGCTCAACCCGAAGGATTCCTCCTTTCTCTGTGGAGGCGTGAGCAACGCCAATGGCGATTTCGTTATCCCCTGCCAGCAGAAGCAGGCCCTCATGAAGGTTTCTTTCGTGGGCTACAAGACGATTTGCAAGCTGGTACGCCCACATCGGAAATGTGAAGATGCAGGCGAATGCCTATCAACTGGGCAAGGTGGAAGTAAAGGGCAAGCTGCGTATCGACCACGGCGACCATGCCTCTTATACATTCTCTGA
- a CDS encoding AAA domain-containing protein, producing the protein MEQISPIQALLQQRTLLQLEYYTEKEAFRKLTEQMGMQRKVKRGDAWFPLQVGKSFYNSLNQTAIEVFRTSDQDIEHNFEFGRPVMFFRSEGSEELKYFSFTGTVSYVDGDRMVVTVPDSAPLLELQQSTDPIGVQLSFDETSYKLMFEALDRVMKAKNNRLAYLRDLFYSHQKAGRFSFEPMKFPWLNPTQERAVNEVLWAKDVAIVHGPPGTGKTTTLVEAINETLMRESQVLVCAQSNMAVDWISEKLVDRGINVLRIGNPTRVNDKMLGFTYERRFESHPDYPQLWAIRKAIRELRKNRKKGSENYHQKMDRLKSRAAEIELRINAELFGEARVIACTLVGSAHHLLEGMKFGTLFIDEAAQALEAACWIPMKRASRVILAGDHCQLPPTVKSIAALRAGLGKTLMERIAENKPEVVTLLKIQYRMNDEIMRFSSDWFYGGKVESAPQIKYRSVLDYDHPITWIDTSNEENQITIEGEDAPEDSASTASSVSAANQNSDLNFKEQFVGESFGRINKAEAELTLLTLAEYFTKIGKQRVLEERIDVGIISPYRAQVQYLKKLIKKYEFFKPYRRLISVNTVDGFQGQERDVILISLVRSNDEGQIGFLKDLRRMNVAMTRARMKLIILGNKDTMTKHPFYKKLWEYVEAINNNE; encoded by the coding sequence ATGGAACAGATTTCACCAATTCAGGCATTATTGCAGCAACGCACCCTGCTCCAGCTGGAGTATTATACCGAGAAAGAAGCCTTCCGCAAGCTTACCGAACAGATGGGCATGCAGCGGAAGGTGAAACGAGGTGATGCCTGGTTCCCGCTACAGGTGGGAAAGAGCTTTTATAATTCGCTGAACCAGACAGCCATAGAGGTTTTCCGAACCTCTGACCAGGATATCGAGCACAATTTTGAGTTCGGTCGCCCCGTCATGTTCTTTAGAAGTGAAGGAAGTGAAGAACTTAAATATTTCTCCTTTACCGGAACCGTGAGTTATGTAGATGGCGACAGAATGGTGGTTACCGTACCCGATTCTGCCCCTCTGCTCGAACTTCAGCAGTCAACCGATCCTATCGGCGTACAGCTATCCTTTGACGAAACCAGCTACAAACTGATGTTCGAGGCCTTGGACCGCGTGATGAAGGCGAAGAACAACCGTCTGGCTTATCTCCGCGATTTATTCTATTCCCATCAGAAGGCAGGAAGATTCTCCTTCGAACCGATGAAGTTCCCTTGGCTCAATCCTACCCAGGAAAGGGCTGTGAACGAGGTGCTTTGGGCGAAGGATGTGGCCATCGTTCACGGACCTCCGGGAACCGGAAAGACTACAACCCTGGTGGAAGCCATCAACGAAACCCTGATGCGTGAGAGCCAGGTTCTGGTGTGTGCACAGAGCAACATGGCGGTAGACTGGATATCAGAAAAACTGGTGGATAGAGGCATCAACGTGCTCCGTATCGGAAACCCGACCCGCGTGAACGACAAGATGCTGGGCTTCACCTACGAGCGTCGCTTTGAGAGCCATCCTGATTACCCTCAGCTTTGGGCAATCCGCAAGGCAATCAGGGAATTAAGAAAGAACAGAAAGAAGGGTAGCGAAAACTATCATCAGAAGATGGATAGGCTGAAGAGCCGTGCTGCCGAGATAGAACTCCGCATCAACGCAGAACTCTTTGGCGAGGCGCGTGTCATCGCCTGTACCCTCGTAGGCTCAGCCCATCATCTGCTGGAAGGCATGAAGTTCGGTACCCTCTTTATCGACGAGGCTGCCCAGGCTTTGGAAGCTGCCTGCTGGATTCCGATGAAGAGAGCCAGCCGGGTGATTCTGGCAGGCGACCATTGTCAGCTGCCGCCTACCGTAAAGAGTATTGCGGCATTAAGAGCCGGACTGGGCAAGACCCTGATGGAGCGCATCGCCGAAAACAAGCCTGAGGTGGTAACCCTGCTGAAAATCCAATACCGCATGAACGACGAAATCATGCGATTCTCCAGCGACTGGTTCTACGGGGGCAAGGTGGAGAGTGCGCCTCAGATCAAATACCGCAGCGTATTGGATTATGACCATCCGATAACGTGGATTGACACTTCGAACGAGGAGAATCAGATAACGATAGAAGGAGAAGATGCTCCTGAGGATTCTGCTTCCACAGCATCTTCTGTATCTGCAGCCAATCAGAATTCTGATTTGAACTTCAAGGAGCAGTTTGTGGGCGAGAGTTTCGGGCGCATCAACAAGGCAGAAGCCGAACTTACCCTGCTCACTCTGGCGGAATACTTCACCAAGATAGGCAAGCAGCGCGTTTTGGAGGAAAGAATCGATGTAGGCATCATTTCGCCTTACCGTGCCCAGGTACAATATCTCAAGAAGCTCATCAAGAAGTATGAGTTCTTCAAGCCTTACCGCCGCCTGATAAGCGTGAATACGGTAGATGGTTTCCAGGGACAGGAAAGAGACGTAATTCTCATCTCCCTGGTGCGTTCCAACGATGAAGGTCAGATAGGATTCCTGAAAGACCTCCGCCGCATGAACGTGGCGATGACGAGAGCCCGAATGAAGCTCATCATCCTGGGCAACAAGGACACGATGACGAAACATCCTTTCTACAAGAAACTGTGGGAGTATGTGGAAGCTATCAACAACAACGAATAA
- a CDS encoding lipopolysaccharide assembly protein LapB: MNIFKKLFGGQKTTEEVKQEKEKGFDKVKYEGVRALRMHQFDLAAKSLEHALQLNAEDLECRDYLSQAYISMGDLQKAYEQLQILSEAQTDNVAVLLRMADVAYMMENYTAMSEVCDKALHLDTSNLQTYLYYAKACRGLGEPIRAVSMLTEAIGKREDFYAARLLRGSILLDQDLLSEAELDATFLYEHIPGNEDVLLLKARVEKAQGKMEEAEQTYGKVMEVNPFSIDAYRERSEVRRSLGDSAGAAEDEAAAKEMGAEIPEPSEGIEQKIKEKMQQMDPYKVFHNEY, encoded by the coding sequence ATGAACATATTTAAAAAGCTATTTGGTGGCCAAAAGACTACTGAGGAAGTGAAACAGGAGAAGGAAAAGGGCTTCGACAAGGTGAAATATGAGGGTGTTCGTGCTCTCCGCATGCATCAATTTGACCTTGCAGCCAAGTCTTTGGAACACGCTCTGCAGTTGAATGCCGAAGATTTGGAATGCCGTGACTATCTCTCGCAGGCTTACATCTCTATGGGTGATCTGCAGAAAGCCTATGAGCAGTTGCAGATTCTCTCGGAAGCCCAGACCGACAACGTGGCGGTGTTGCTGCGTATGGCGGATGTGGCGTATATGATGGAGAACTATACTGCCATGTCGGAGGTATGCGATAAGGCTCTTCACCTGGACACATCGAATCTGCAGACCTATCTCTATTATGCCAAGGCTTGCCGGGGATTGGGCGAACCCATCCGTGCCGTGTCGATGCTGACTGAGGCGATAGGCAAGCGTGAGGATTTCTATGCCGCCCGATTGCTTCGTGGTAGCATCCTGTTGGATCAGGATCTGCTTTCCGAGGCAGAACTCGATGCAACTTTCCTCTATGAGCATATTCCGGGCAACGAGGATGTGCTGTTACTGAAGGCTCGTGTAGAGAAGGCGCAGGGAAAGATGGAGGAGGCTGAACAGACCTACGGTAAGGTGATGGAGGTAAATCCTTTCTCTATTGATGCGTATCGCGAGCGCAGCGAGGTTCGCAGAAGTCTGGGTGATAGTGCCGGTGCTGCCGAGGATGAGGCTGCTGCCAAGGAAATGGGTGCCGAAATTCCGGAACCATCAGAGGGAATAGAGCAGAAAATCAAGGAAAAAATGCAGCAGATGGACCCCTATAAGGTTTTCCATAACGAATACTGA
- a CDS encoding TonB-dependent receptor — translation MRTILKSILLMSLCSSATAPAMAINRANYDKKDANIHEEEASDSTRHLPLTESSVKLNEVVVTGLTGSQKLKQSPAPISFVSARQLEMQPSTNIIDAIAHQPGVSQITTGSGISKPVIRGLGYNRVVVVNDGIRQEGQQWGDEHGIEIDPASVHSVEILKGPASLTYGSDAMAGVLIFHSAPTLAKGDMRANFSTGYQTNNGLFDYSLNFAGNQGGFVWNTRYSGKMAHAYKNKYDGYVFGSSLKEQALSQLLGWNYRQGHSHLTLDYYHLTPGIVEGERDEKTGELEIPDGYDAKSYGKPMPYQQIHHYKAVLDNSWFLGDGNLKFLLGYQQNRRQEFEEEENPKECGLDFMLHTMNYDLHYLSPEMNGWKFSTGINGMWQQSVNKGSEFLVPAYHLFDYGVFATVSKEIDKLNLSGGVRYDHRHLHSEALREEDDAESNDSFRFQAFKRSFEGVTGSIGLAYEILPDFNLKLNLARGFRAPNISELSSNGVHEGTQRYELGNTSLKPENSWQFDLGLDYSSPIISAELSLFANRINHYIYSEKLADENNQPVLIDDTPAYQFTSGDARILGGEASIDIHPVEHLHIGNTFSYVNSVQLHQPSESKYLPFTPAPRWVSDVRYEFVCDGKTFDHLFVKLQMDCNLRQNHYFAANDTETATPSYTLLNMYAGTDVKFHGKRLLSLYLSGENLTNRAYQNHLSRLKYLDVNQVTGRRGVYNMGRNFSIKIVVPIEL, via the coding sequence ATGAGAACAATATTGAAATCAATATTGCTGATGAGTCTGTGCTCATCGGCAACAGCCCCTGCTATGGCTATAAACAGAGCAAATTATGATAAGAAGGATGCAAACATTCATGAAGAGGAAGCAAGCGATTCTACCAGACACCTGCCGCTGACGGAATCGAGCGTGAAACTGAACGAAGTGGTGGTAACAGGCTTGACGGGCAGCCAGAAGTTGAAACAATCGCCGGCACCTATCTCCTTCGTTTCTGCCCGCCAGCTCGAAATGCAACCTTCTACCAACATCATCGACGCCATCGCCCACCAGCCAGGCGTTTCGCAGATTACCACGGGAAGCGGAATTTCAAAGCCCGTGATCCGTGGCCTGGGCTATAACCGCGTGGTAGTGGTAAACGACGGAATCAGACAGGAAGGACAGCAATGGGGCGATGAACACGGAATAGAAATCGACCCCGCTTCGGTTCATTCCGTAGAGATTCTGAAAGGTCCGGCAAGTCTCACGTATGGATCGGATGCGATGGCAGGCGTCCTCATCTTCCACTCCGCTCCTACCCTTGCCAAGGGCGACATGAGAGCAAATTTCTCAACGGGTTATCAAACCAACAACGGACTTTTTGATTATTCGCTCAACTTTGCCGGCAACCAGGGCGGATTCGTCTGGAACACCCGCTACAGCGGAAAGATGGCGCATGCCTACAAGAATAAATACGATGGTTATGTATTCGGTTCATCACTCAAAGAGCAGGCCCTTTCACAGCTCCTCGGCTGGAATTATCGCCAGGGACATTCGCATCTCACACTCGATTATTATCATCTCACTCCGGGCATCGTAGAGGGAGAAAGAGATGAGAAAACGGGCGAACTGGAAATTCCGGATGGCTACGATGCCAAGAGTTACGGCAAACCGATGCCTTATCAGCAGATTCACCATTACAAGGCGGTGCTCGACAATTCCTGGTTCCTGGGCGACGGCAATCTGAAGTTCCTCCTGGGTTATCAGCAGAACCGCCGTCAGGAGTTTGAGGAGGAAGAGAATCCGAAGGAATGCGGACTCGACTTCATGCTCCATACCATGAATTACGACCTGCATTATCTCTCGCCGGAAATGAATGGCTGGAAGTTCTCTACGGGCATCAACGGCATGTGGCAGCAATCGGTTAATAAAGGTTCTGAATTTCTGGTGCCAGCCTATCATCTCTTCGATTATGGTGTATTTGCCACGGTGAGCAAGGAGATAGACAAACTGAACTTGAGCGGAGGCGTCAGATACGATCATCGCCACCTGCACAGCGAGGCTTTGAGAGAAGAGGATGATGCTGAATCGAATGATTCTTTCCGCTTCCAGGCCTTTAAGCGCAGCTTTGAAGGAGTAACCGGAAGCATCGGATTGGCTTATGAAATCCTGCCTGATTTCAATCTGAAGCTGAACCTGGCAAGAGGATTCCGTGCTCCAAACATCAGCGAATTATCATCGAATGGTGTGCACGAGGGAACCCAGCGATACGAATTGGGAAATACCAGTCTGAAGCCGGAAAACAGCTGGCAATTCGACCTTGGTCTGGATTATTCTTCGCCTATCATTTCGGCAGAGCTCTCGCTGTTTGCCAATCGCATCAACCATTACATCTATAGCGAGAAGTTGGCAGATGAGAACAATCAGCCAGTCCTCATCGACGACACGCCAGCCTATCAGTTTACTTCGGGCGACGCCCGCATTCTGGGTGGTGAGGCGAGCATCGACATCCACCCTGTGGAGCATCTGCATATCGGCAACACCTTCTCGTATGTCAACTCGGTTCAGTTGCATCAGCCATCCGAATCAAAGTATCTGCCATTCACCCCAGCCCCTCGCTGGGTTTCGGATGTAAGGTATGAGTTTGTCTGCGACGGCAAGACTTTCGACCATCTCTTCGTAAAGCTACAGATGGATTGCAATCTCCGCCAGAACCATTATTTCGCAGCCAACGATACGGAGACCGCCACGCCATCGTACACCTTATTAAATATGTATGCCGGTACCGACGTGAAGTTCCATGGCAAGCGCCTTCTCTCGCTCTATCTTTCGGGCGAGAACCTTACCAACCGTGCTTACCAGAACCACCTGAGCCGTTTGAAGTATCTTGACGTAAACCAGGTTACAGGCAGAAGAGGCGTTTACAATATGGGGCGCAACTTCAGCATAAAGATAGTGGTTCCGATAGAGCTGTAA
- a CDS encoding serine/threonine-protein kinase produces the protein MEETEEKKKKTTSGFTEDISKEMSNSNPLPVEDAFSNLHQCYVSISGHTRIFTATKYGKRFMLKCLKNDFLYTPIYRQALAKEFEIGQQLEHPNICRTIDLEKVDNLGTVVVMEYIDGDNLEQLIKKNALSAELARKIAGQLMDALEYMHNKQMIHRDLKPSNIMITHNGQNVKLIDFGLSDSDSFCVLKSPAGTSGYIAPEQMLPAAKAEPRADIYSLGMVLGDMAKATGDKALSKMAEICSCRDPQSRPQNIAQLRQRLSCTPRYRHALLLLCALIIALLAALAGSYYHLEKSAQEPASSASDSIQPNDNKVIDYQLWDK, from the coding sequence ATGGAAGAAACTGAAGAAAAGAAGAAGAAAACGACATCGGGATTTACCGAGGATATCAGCAAGGAGATGAGCAATTCAAACCCCTTGCCTGTGGAGGATGCATTCAGCAATCTCCACCAATGCTACGTGTCTATTTCGGGCCATACACGCATCTTTACAGCCACCAAATACGGCAAGCGTTTCATGTTGAAATGTCTCAAGAACGATTTTCTCTACACCCCTATTTACCGCCAGGCACTCGCCAAGGAGTTTGAAATAGGCCAGCAGCTGGAACATCCCAATATCTGCCGTACCATCGACCTGGAAAAGGTTGACAACCTGGGCACGGTAGTGGTGATGGAATATATTGACGGCGATAATCTGGAGCAGCTCATCAAGAAGAATGCCCTCTCGGCAGAACTCGCCCGCAAGATAGCAGGACAGCTGATGGATGCGCTGGAATACATGCACAACAAACAGATGATTCATCGCGATCTGAAGCCTTCCAACATCATGATTACACATAACGGGCAGAACGTGAAACTCATAGATTTCGGTCTCTCGGATAGCGATTCTTTCTGCGTATTGAAATCGCCAGCCGGAACTTCGGGCTATATTGCTCCCGAACAGATGCTACCAGCTGCCAAGGCTGAACCGCGTGCCGATATTTATTCTCTGGGCATGGTTCTGGGCGACATGGCCAAGGCTACGGGCGATAAGGCGCTCAGCAAGATGGCAGAAATCTGTAGTTGCCGCGACCCGCAAAGCCGTCCGCAAAACATCGCCCAACTGCGCCAACGCCTGTCCTGTACGCCCCGTTACCGCCACGCCTTGCTCCTGCTCTGTGCCCTCATCATCGCCCTACTGGCAGCCCTGGCTGGGAGCTATTATCATCTGGAGAAGAGTGCCCAAGAACCTGCATCTTCGGCAAGCGACAGCATTCAGCCCAACGACAATAAGGTAATCGACTATCAGCTTTGGGATAAATAA
- a CDS encoding DUF4974 domain-containing protein, whose amino-acid sequence MDKFEKILDIIDHQEKYSDEEIREILQDEECRKLYQTMMEVDSALENPSPIINVDEEWEKFSQEHQLQEEATQNAAQEAASHPITSWRKLAASIAGFVLISGIAFAAIHTYIKRSQEPTQVTADTHPEVINSDSAKQVAAKDSLTHPKPEKPAIHKTFENVAFEQMISEIASYYDLQVKFENNEDKTLRLYYEWNSHSSIENIVKELNQFENVNIELQQNELIVK is encoded by the coding sequence ATGGACAAGTTTGAAAAAATACTGGATATCATCGACCATCAGGAGAAGTATTCTGATGAGGAGATTCGTGAAATATTGCAGGATGAAGAATGCCGAAAACTCTATCAGACGATGATGGAAGTGGATTCTGCACTTGAAAACCCCTCTCCTATTATTAATGTAGATGAGGAATGGGAGAAATTCAGCCAGGAGCATCAACTTCAGGAAGAAGCAACCCAGAATGCTGCTCAGGAAGCAGCATCCCATCCTATTACTTCCTGGCGCAAACTGGCAGCATCCATCGCCGGCTTTGTCTTGATTTCGGGTATTGCCTTTGCCGCAATCCATACTTACATCAAGCGCAGCCAGGAACCAACCCAGGTAACCGCAGATACTCATCCGGAAGTCATAAATTCAGATTCCGCAAAGCAGGTAGCAGCAAAGGATTCCCTGACTCATCCGAAACCAGAAAAGCCAGCCATTCACAAGACTTTCGAGAATGTGGCTTTCGAGCAGATGATTTCAGAGATTGCTTCTTATTATGATTTACAAGTGAAGTTTGAGAATAACGAGGACAAGACCCTCCGCCTCTATTACGAATGGAACAGTCATTCGAGCATCGAGAACATCGTAAAAGAACTGAACCAATTCGAGAATGTAAACATCGAATTGCAACAAAACGAGCTGATTGTAAAATAA
- a CDS encoding RNA polymerase sigma factor, translating into MQINKETIEQLFRQHYLRMYQLARVLLKDDAASKDVVSEVFADVLDGKTQLGLDNETIASNSPLPSANAGSYLLVCVRHKCLNLLSRKKMKDRVHHLLKADTSPSIVPQESMIAEIDRETDKYEAILAYMNAELTPQTRKVLDLRFRQKLKYREIATELGISEVAVYKHLAQGIRKLKQKFNP; encoded by the coding sequence ATGCAAATAAACAAAGAAACGATAGAACAGCTCTTCCGGCAGCATTATCTGAGGATGTACCAATTGGCCAGGGTACTTCTGAAGGATGATGCAGCCAGCAAGGATGTGGTGAGCGAAGTCTTTGCCGATGTGCTCGACGGAAAGACCCAACTGGGTCTTGATAACGAGACAATAGCCAGCAATTCGCCCCTGCCTTCCGCCAACGCCGGGAGCTATCTTCTGGTGTGTGTGCGCCATAAATGCCTCAACCTGTTGAGCCGAAAGAAGATGAAAGACCGTGTTCATCATCTCCTGAAAGCCGATACTTCGCCTTCGATAGTTCCCCAGGAATCGATGATTGCCGAAATAGACAGGGAAACCGACAAATACGAAGCAATTCTGGCTTATATGAATGCTGAGCTCACGCCACAAACCCGCAAGGTACTCGATCTCCGTTTTCGGCAGAAACTGAAATATCGGGAGATTGCTACGGAATTGGGCATCAGCGAAGTGGCAGTTTATAAGCATCTGGCGCAAGGCATCAGAAAATTAAAGCAAAAGTTTAACCCTTAG